In Leclercia pneumoniae, the genomic window ACGCTGGCCTGTTTACTGCACCCGACGCCGGCGCTGAGTGGCTTCCCGCATCTGGCCGCGAAAGCCCTGATTGCCGAACTGGAGCCCTTCGATCGCGAGCTGTTTGGCGGCATTGTTGGCTGGTGCGACAGTGAAGGCAACGGCGAGTGGGTGGTCACTATCCGCTGCGCACGCCTGCAGGCGAACACCGTGCGACTGTTCGCCGGCGCGGGTATTGTGCCGGCCTCCTCTCCGGTCGGTGAATGGCGCGAAACCGGCGTCAAACTCTCCACCATGCTGAACGTTTTTGGTTTGCACTAAGGAACAATCATGACCATTCCCTTTACCCGTTGGCCTGAGGATTTTGCCCGGCGCTATCGCGAAAAAGGTTACTGGCAGGATCTGCCGCTGACTGACATTCTGACCCGCCACGCCAGCAGCGACGCGACGGCCATCATCGACGGTGACCGCCAGTACAGCTATCGCCAGTTCCACCAGGCGGTGAACAATCTGGCCGCTTCGCTACAGGCGCAGGGCATCAAGCGCGGTGAGACGGCGCTGGTACAACTGGGCAACGTGGCCGAGTTCTACATCACTTTCTTTGCGCTGCTGCAGTTGGGCGTGGCGCCGGTTAATGCGCTTTTCAGCCATCAGCGCAGCGAGCTTAATGCCTACGCCAGCCAGATCGAACCGGTGGTGCTGATTGCCGATCGCGGGCATGCCCTGTTTACCGGCGATGATTTCCTTAACACCTTCGTCGATGAGCACCGTTCGGTGCGCATAGTCATGCTGCGCGGTGATAACGGTGAACACGCGCTGGAGACGGCGATGGCTCGCCAGGATCCTCACTTTATCGCCTCGCCGACCCCGGCCGATGAAGTGGCGTTCTTCCAGCTATCGGGCGGCAGTACCGGTACGCCGAAGCTGATCCCCCGCACCCATAACGACTACTACTACAGCATTCTGCGCAGCAACGAGATTTGCGCCATCACTGCCGATACACGCTATCTGAACGCGCTGCCTGCCGCCCATAATTTTGCGATGAGCTCGCCGGGTTCGCTGGGGGTGTTTATGGCGGGCGGTTGTGTCGCGCTGGCGCACGATCCCAGCGCCACCCACTGCTTCCCGCTGATTGCTCAGCATCAGCTGAACATGGCCTCGCTGGTGCCGCCGGCGGTTAGCCTGTGGTTACAGGCCATTGCCGATGGGGCAGATAAAAGCCAGCTCGCCTCTCTCACGCTGTTGCAGGTTGGCGGCGCACGGCTCTCTGCGACCCTGGCGGCACGTATTCCTGCTGAGATCGGCTGCCAGCTGCAGCAGGTATTTGGCATGGCGGAAGGGCTGGTGAATTACACCGCGCTCGACGACGCGCCGGAGAAGATTATGAATACCCAGGGCCGCCCAATGTGTCCGGACGACGAGGTCTGGGTGGCCGATGAAAACGGCAATCCGCTGCCGCGTGGGGAAGTGGGGCGCCTGATGACCCGCGGGCCCTATACCTTCCGTGGCTATTACAAAAGCCCGGAACACAACGCCAGCGCCTTCGATGCCAACGGTTTTTACTGCTCCGGCGACCTGATCGCTATCGATGAGCAGGGCTATATCACCGTCCAGGGGCGCGAGAAAGATCAGATCAACCGCGGCGGCGAAAAGATTGCCGCAGAAGAGATTGAGAACCTGCTGTTACGCCACGAGGCGGTGATCCATGCGGCACTGGTCAGCATGGAAGATAGCCTGCTGGGCGAGAAGAGCTGCGCGTATCTGGTGGTGAAACAGCCCCTGCGTGCCGTAGAGGTTCGCCGCTTCCTGCGTGAGCAGGGCGTCGCCGAATTTAAGCTGCCGGATCGCGTCGAGAGCGTGGATGCGCTGCCGCTGACGCCGGTGGGAAAAGTAGACAAGAAACAGTTGCGCCTGTGGCTGGCTGAACGCGCCCAGGGCTGAGGAACAGAAGATGGCCATTCCAAAATTAACCGCTTACGCGCTGCCGACCGTGGCAGATCTGCCTGATAACAAAGTGAACTGGGCGTTTGAACCCGAGCGCGCCGCGCTGCTGATCCATGATATGCAGGAGTATTTCCTCAATTTCTGGGGCGAAAACAGCGCGATGATGCAGCAGGTCGTGGCAAATATCGCTCGCCTTCGTGACTTCTGCAAAGCCCACAACATTCCGGTCTATTACACCGCCCAGCCGAAAGAGCAGAGCGATGAAGACCGTGCCCTGCTGAACGATATGTGGGGGCCGGGGCTGACCCGCTCCCCGGAGCAACAGCGCATTGTGGCCGGGCTGACGCCGGACGAAGCGGATACCGTGCTGGTCAAGTGGCGTTATAGCGCCTTCCATCGCTCCCCGCTGGAGCAGATGTTGAAAGATACCGGCCGTAACCAACTGATCATTACCGGTGTCTATGCGCACATCGGCTGCATGACCACCGCCACCGACGCTTTCATGCGAGATATTAAGCCTTTCTTCGTCGCCGATGCGCTGGCTGACTTTACCCGTGACGAGCACCTGATGTCACTTAAGTACGTGGCGGGTCGCTCCGGCCGCGTGGTGATGACCGATGAACTGCTGCCCTCTATTCCGGCATCAAAGGCGGCGCTGCGCGAAGTGATCCTGCCGCTGCTGGACGAATCCGACGAGCCGATGGATGACGAAAACCTGATCGATTACGGCCTCGATTCCGTACGCATGATGGCGCTGGCTGCCCGCTGGCGCAAAGTACACAGTGATATCGACTTCGTGATGCTGGCAAAAAATCCGACCCTCGACGCCTGGTGGGCGCTGCTCTCTCGCGAGGTGAAGTGATGGCCGGATTTGATTTTACCGGCAAAACCGTCTGGGTGACGGGGGCGGGTAAGGGGATTGGCTATGCGACGGCGCTGGCCTTCGTTGAGGCGGGGGCGAACGTGACCGGCTTTGACCTGGCGTTTCCGGCGCAGGATTATCCCTTTGCCACTGAAGTGCTGAACGTGGCGGATGCTGCCCAGGTGAGCACGATCTGTGCTCCTCTCCTTGCCGCTCAGGACCGTCTTGATGTGCTGGTCAACGCGGCCGGTATTCTGCGCATGGGGGCCACCGATGCCCTCACGCAAGAGGCATGGCAAGAGACGTTCGCGGTGAACGTCGGCGGTGCGTTTAACCTTTTTCAGCAGACGATGGGCCAGTTTCGTCGTCAGCAGGGTGGGGCGATAGTCACCGTGGCTTCGGATGCGGCACATACCCCCCGTATCGGCATGAGCGCCTATGGCGCCTCGAAAGCGGCATTAAAAAGCCTGGCGCTGACCGTCGGGCTGGAGCTGGCGAGCAGCGGCGTGCGGTGTAATCTGGTCTCACCGGGGTCAACGGACACCGATATGCAGCGCATCCTTTGGGTGAGCGATGATGCCGAGCAGCAGCGCATCCGCGGCTTTGGCGAGCAGTTTAAGCTGGGTATTCCGCTGGGCAAAATCGCCCGTCCGCAGGAGATTGCCAGCACCGTATTATTCCTGGCCTCCGATGCCGCCAGCCATATCACCCTGCAGGATATCGTGGTGGATGGCGGTTCAACCCTGGGGGCCTGAATGATCTGGAAACGTCACTTATCACTCGACGCGCTGAATGCCACCAGCCAGAACACGATGGTGGCCCACCTCGGCATCCTCTATACCCGCATCGGTGATGAGACGCTGGAAGCTGAAATGCCGGTAGATACCCGCACCCATCAACCCTTTGGTTTGCTGCACGGCGGGGCATCGGCTGCGCTGGCGGAGACGCTTGGCTCAATGGCCGGCTATCTGATGACCCGTGATGGGCAGAGCGTGGTGGGTACTGAGCTTAATGCCACGCATCACCGGGCAGTGTCGCAGGGTAAGGTGCGCGGCGTGTGCCAGCCGTTACATCTGGGGCGCACCAGCCAGAGCTGGGAGATTGTGGTCTATGACGAGCAGGGGCGGCGTTGCTGCACCTGTCGGCTAAGCACCATGGTGCTGGGATAATTGTTGCCCCCTTATCCTACGGGTGAGGGGGGCTGCTGCACCCGAAAGTGATCGGGTTAACAATGTGTTGTAAATACCTGGTTTTACCCCCCATTTCTACGTTTCAAAGTTGTTAAAAATGTCCCTGTGATCTAGAAACAAAATGTAACACCTCCTGTTTCACGCTAACGGACATCAACTATGAACAACTCAGGGAAATACCTCGTCTGGGCCATGCTCTCCGTAGTGGGAGCATTCGCGCTGGGCTACATCGCCCTCAACCGTGGTGAACAGATAAATGCGCTGTGGATTGTGGTTGCCTCAGTCTGTATCTATCTGATTGCTTATCGCTTTTATGGCAAGTTTATCGCCCGCAATGTGCTCTCAGTGGACAGCACGCGCATGACGCCTGCGGTGCGGCACAACGACGGTCTGGACTATGTGCCAACCGACAAAAAAGTGTTGTTTGGTCACCACTTTGCCGCTATCGCCGGGGCGGGGCCGCTGGTGGGGCCGGTACTGGCCGCACAGATGGGGTATTTACCTGGCATGATCTGGATCCTCGCCGGCGTGGTACTGGCCGGTGCGGTGCAGGATTTTATGGTGCTCTTCGTCTCCACCCGTCGCGACGGACGCTCGCTCGGTGAGCTGGTGAAAGAGGAGATGGGGGCCACCGCCGGGGTGATCGCGTTGATCGCCACCTTTATGATCATGGTGATCATTCTGGCGGTGCTGGCAATGATCGTGGTGAAAGCCTTAACCCACAGCCCGTGGGGAACGTACACCGTCGCCTTCACCATCCCGCTGGCGCTGTTTATGGGGATCTATATTCGCTATCTGCGTCCTAGACGTATTGGCGAAGTGTCGATCATCGGTCTGTTCTTCCTGGTGTTCGCCATTATCTCTGGCGGCTGGGTGGCGGAGAGCCCGACCTGGGCACCGTACTTTGACTTTACCGGCGTACAGCTGACCTGGATGCTGGTGGGCTACGGTTTCGTTGCGGCGGTACTGCCGGTGTGGCTGCTGCTGGCGCCGCGCGATTATCTCTCGACCTTCCTGAAAATCGGCACCATCGTTGGGCTGGCGATTGGCATTCTGATTATGCGCCCGACCCTGACCATGCCAGCGCTTACCAAGTTTATCGATGGCACCGGCCCGGTATGGACGGGTAACCTCTTCCCGTTCCTGTTTATCACTATCGCCTGCGGGGCGGTGTCGGGGTTCCATGCCCTGATCGCCTCCGGTACCACACCGAAGATGCTGGCCAATGAGAACCAGGCCTGCTTTATCGGCTACGGTGGGATGCTGATGGAGTCCTTCGTGGCGATTATGGCCCTGGTCTCTGCCTGCATTATCGATCCCGGCGTCTACTTCGCGATGAATAGCCCGATGGCGGTGCTGGCCCCGGCCGGTACGGCAGACGTGGTGGCCTCTGCGGCGCAGGTGGTGAGCGGCTGGGGCTTTGCGATCACGCCAGAAACCTTAACCCATATCGCGAATGAAGTAGGGGAGCAGTCTGTCATCTCCCGCGCGGGCGGGGCACCGACCCTGGCGGTGGGGATGGCATACATCCTGCACGGTGCGCTGGGTGGGCTGATGGATGTGTCGTTCTGGTATCATTTCGCCATTCTCTTTGAAGCGCTGTTTATTCTGACGGCGGTGGACGCGGGTACCCGTGCGGCACGCTTTATGCTGCAGGATCTGCTGGGGGTGATCTCACCCGGCCTGAAGCGCACCGATTCGCTGCCGGCGAACCTGCTGGCTACGGCGCTGTGCGTACTGGCGTGGGGCTACTTCCTGCATCAGGGGGTGGTGGATCCGCTCGGCGGCATTAACACGCTGTGGCCGCTGTTCGGTATCGCTAACCAGATGCTGGCAGGGATGGCACTGATGCTTTGCGCGGTCGTCCTGTTTAAGATGAAACGTCAGCGTTACGCCTGGGTCGCGCTGGTGCCGACCGCCTGGCTGCTGATTTGTACCCTGACCGCCGGCTGGCAGAAAGCCTTCAGCCCGGATACGAAGATCGGTTTCCTGGCGATTGCCAATAAGTTCCAGGCAATGATCGACAGTGGTAATATTCCTGCTCAGTACACCCAGTCGCAGCTGACACAGCTGGTGTTTAATAACCGTCTGGATGCCGGGCTGACCATCTTCTTTATGGTGGTCGTGGTCGTTCTGGCGTGGTTCTCTCTGAAGACCGCCCTGGCGGCGCTGAAGGTGGATACCCCAACGGCAAAAGAGACGCCGTATGAGCCGATGCCTGAAAACCTGGATGAGATCGTCACCCAGGCAAAAGGGGCGCATTAAACGAACCTCCCCCTCTCTCCGCCGGGGAGAGGGGTTAACAGAAGAGATATGGCATGTTCGACACCCTCTCCAAAGCAGGTAAATATTTAGGCCAGGCCGCCAAAATGATGATCGGCGTCCCGGACTACGACAACTACGTCGAGCATATGCGCGTCAATCATCCCGATCAGACGCCAATGACCTACGAGGCCTTTTTCCGCGATCGGCAGGATGCGCGCTACGGGGGCAAGGGCGGGGCGAAGTGCTGTTAACCCTCTTTCGGAAAGTAGAGGCTTATCTGCTCTTGTTTGCAGCCATAAATTGCGGCCAGTTTTTCGCGGGTGCGTTTTTGCGGGCGGGAATCAGGTGATTCAAGCTGTGAGACGGCAGACTGGCTGATGCCCAGTTTGTCGGCCACCTCCTGTTGGGATAACCCGCGCAGAATACGCCAGGCGGCCTGCAGACTGACATCCTGATAAGTCATGATACTGCATACCTCTCCGGGCAGTTCAACGTCATCATAACCGTCATGTTCAATTTCTATTTCTTCCAGATCGTCGTCGGTTTCATCGTCGATCTCTGCCATTTGTAAGCACATACGGAAGTATTCGTCATAGGGAATAACTGCGTACTGAGCGTTTCCTTCATCGTCCTTAATCAGTTGAACAGCCATAGGGCATATTCTCCTCGTGTGAATAAGTGGTCGTTGTACGACGCTTTACGGCAATCACATAGCAGTGCTTATCAGTTGTAAGCGCCTCTGCCGGGCGACAGAGGCTTACATCACTTGTGCGATCAGGCGTTCAACCCTCCATCCACGTCCAGACCCGTTCCGGAGATCTGCCCGGCGGCAGGGCTTGCCAGGAAGGTGACCGCGGCGGCGACATCCTCCGGTTGGCCATAGTGACCAAGCGCAATGAGCTGGCGCTGCGACGCGGCCTGCTCGCCATGCTCCGGGTTCATATCACTGTTTGTCGGGCCAGGATGGACAAGATTCACGGTGATGCCGCGTGGCCCTAAATCGCGCGCCAGCCCGCGAGTCAGAGAGTTGAGGGCAGATTTGGTCATTGAGTAGACAGCAATGCCCGGCTGGGCGACGCGGTTTGCCAGGCAACTGCCGATATTGATAATGCGCCCCCCCTCAGACATATGGACAAGGACTTCCTGGATGGCAATCACCACGCCGCGAATATTCACGTTGATCAGGGCGTCGATATCCGCCAGGGTCATCGATTCCAGCGGGCCGCCGCGCGCAATACCGGCATTGTTGACCAGGATATCCAGCCCACCAAGGGAACGTGCCGCCTGAG contains:
- the entE gene encoding (2,3-dihydroxybenzoyl)adenylate synthase, with product MTIPFTRWPEDFARRYREKGYWQDLPLTDILTRHASSDATAIIDGDRQYSYRQFHQAVNNLAASLQAQGIKRGETALVQLGNVAEFYITFFALLQLGVAPVNALFSHQRSELNAYASQIEPVVLIADRGHALFTGDDFLNTFVDEHRSVRIVMLRGDNGEHALETAMARQDPHFIASPTPADEVAFFQLSGGSTGTPKLIPRTHNDYYYSILRSNEICAITADTRYLNALPAAHNFAMSSPGSLGVFMAGGCVALAHDPSATHCFPLIAQHQLNMASLVPPAVSLWLQAIADGADKSQLASLTLLQVGGARLSATLAARIPAEIGCQLQQVFGMAEGLVNYTALDDAPEKIMNTQGRPMCPDDEVWVADENGNPLPRGEVGRLMTRGPYTFRGYYKSPEHNASAFDANGFYCSGDLIAIDEQGYITVQGREKDQINRGGEKIAAEEIENLLLRHEAVIHAALVSMEDSLLGEKSCAYLVVKQPLRAVEVRRFLREQGVAEFKLPDRVESVDALPLTPVGKVDKKQLRLWLAERAQG
- a CDS encoding isochorismatase — its product is MAIPKLTAYALPTVADLPDNKVNWAFEPERAALLIHDMQEYFLNFWGENSAMMQQVVANIARLRDFCKAHNIPVYYTAQPKEQSDEDRALLNDMWGPGLTRSPEQQRIVAGLTPDEADTVLVKWRYSAFHRSPLEQMLKDTGRNQLIITGVYAHIGCMTTATDAFMRDIKPFFVADALADFTRDEHLMSLKYVAGRSGRVVMTDELLPSIPASKAALREVILPLLDESDEPMDDENLIDYGLDSVRMMALAARWRKVHSDIDFVMLAKNPTLDAWWALLSREVK
- the entA gene encoding 2,3-dihydro-2,3-dihydroxybenzoate dehydrogenase — protein: MAGFDFTGKTVWVTGAGKGIGYATALAFVEAGANVTGFDLAFPAQDYPFATEVLNVADAAQVSTICAPLLAAQDRLDVLVNAAGILRMGATDALTQEAWQETFAVNVGGAFNLFQQTMGQFRRQQGGAIVTVASDAAHTPRIGMSAYGASKAALKSLALTVGLELASSGVRCNLVSPGSTDTDMQRILWVSDDAEQQRIRGFGEQFKLGIPLGKIARPQEIASTVLFLASDAASHITLQDIVVDGGSTLGA
- the entH gene encoding proofreading thioesterase EntH, which encodes MIWKRHLSLDALNATSQNTMVAHLGILYTRIGDETLEAEMPVDTRTHQPFGLLHGGASAALAETLGSMAGYLMTRDGQSVVGTELNATHHRAVSQGKVRGVCQPLHLGRTSQSWEIVVYDEQGRRCCTCRLSTMVLG
- the cstA gene encoding pyruvate/proton symporter CstA, with the protein product MNNSGKYLVWAMLSVVGAFALGYIALNRGEQINALWIVVASVCIYLIAYRFYGKFIARNVLSVDSTRMTPAVRHNDGLDYVPTDKKVLFGHHFAAIAGAGPLVGPVLAAQMGYLPGMIWILAGVVLAGAVQDFMVLFVSTRRDGRSLGELVKEEMGATAGVIALIATFMIMVIILAVLAMIVVKALTHSPWGTYTVAFTIPLALFMGIYIRYLRPRRIGEVSIIGLFFLVFAIISGGWVAESPTWAPYFDFTGVQLTWMLVGYGFVAAVLPVWLLLAPRDYLSTFLKIGTIVGLAIGILIMRPTLTMPALTKFIDGTGPVWTGNLFPFLFITIACGAVSGFHALIASGTTPKMLANENQACFIGYGGMLMESFVAIMALVSACIIDPGVYFAMNSPMAVLAPAGTADVVASAAQVVSGWGFAITPETLTHIANEVGEQSVISRAGGAPTLAVGMAYILHGALGGLMDVSFWYHFAILFEALFILTAVDAGTRAARFMLQDLLGVISPGLKRTDSLPANLLATALCVLAWGYFLHQGVVDPLGGINTLWPLFGIANQMLAGMALMLCAVVLFKMKRQRYAWVALVPTAWLLICTLTAGWQKAFSPDTKIGFLAIANKFQAMIDSGNIPAQYTQSQLTQLVFNNRLDAGLTIFFMVVVVVLAWFSLKTALAALKVDTPTAKETPYEPMPENLDEIVTQAKGAH
- a CDS encoding YbdD/YjiX family protein translates to MFDTLSKAGKYLGQAAKMMIGVPDYDNYVEHMRVNHPDQTPMTYEAFFRDRQDARYGGKGGAKCC
- a CDS encoding helix-turn-helix domain-containing protein: MAVQLIKDDEGNAQYAVIPYDEYFRMCLQMAEIDDETDDDLEEIEIEHDGYDDVELPGEVCSIMTYQDVSLQAAWRILRGLSQQEVADKLGISQSAVSQLESPDSRPQKRTREKLAAIYGCKQEQISLYFPKEG
- a CDS encoding SDR family NAD(P)-dependent oxidoreductase, which encodes MQIDLTGKKALVTGASRGLGRAIALSLARAGADVVITYEKSADKAQAVADEIKGLGRHSEAIQADSANAQAIQDAVTQAARSLGGLDILVNNAGIARGGPLESMTLADIDALINVNIRGVVIAIQEVLVHMSEGGRIINIGSCLANRVAQPGIAVYSMTKSALNSLTRGLARDLGPRGITVNLVHPGPTNSDMNPEHGEQAASQRQLIALGHYGQPEDVAAAVTFLASPAAGQISGTGLDVDGGLNA